From a region of the Candidatus Azobacteroides pseudotrichonymphae genomovar. CFP2 genome:
- a CDS encoding peptidase U32 family protein: MAKSKIIEVMAPIGSYESLSAAIQGGADSVYFGIEDLNMRSNSTSNFTIEDILKIVPICQQHQIKTYLAVNTILYNNDLVSMRAIINAARDAGISAIIAADVAGMLYARDKGMEIHLSTQLNISNIESLRFYAQFADVVVLARELTLEQVKEIRRQIVEQKIKGPSSKLLRIEAFAHGALCMAISGKCYLSLHEMNSSANRGKCNQVCRRGYIVKDKQSEIELEIDNQYIFSSKDLKTIRFIDKMIDSGIEIFKIEGRARGPEYVRVVTECYKKAIKAYFENNFTEKMKDTWDGQLRRVFNRGFWNGYYLGQRLGEWSNCYGNEALEKKMYIGKVVNYFPKIQVGEFLMETQELHKGDKVLITGPTTGALFLKANEIRVNLLPVETAAQGERFSMPVSEKIRPSDKIFKITNRLR, from the coding sequence ATGGCAAAGAGTAAGATCATTGAAGTAATGGCTCCAATAGGTTCATACGAGTCTTTGTCTGCCGCAATACAGGGAGGAGCTGATTCAGTTTACTTTGGAATTGAAGATTTGAATATGCGTTCGAATTCTACTAGTAACTTTACAATAGAGGATATCCTAAAGATTGTCCCAATCTGTCAGCAACACCAAATAAAAACGTATCTTGCTGTCAATACTATCCTCTACAACAACGATCTTGTTTCCATGCGTGCGATAATCAATGCTGCTCGAGATGCTGGAATTTCGGCAATTATTGCAGCGGATGTAGCAGGAATGCTTTATGCTCGCGATAAGGGTATGGAAATACATCTTTCTACACAATTGAATATCTCCAATATAGAATCACTTCGTTTTTATGCACAGTTTGCAGATGTAGTAGTTTTAGCAAGAGAATTAACACTTGAACAAGTAAAAGAAATTCGTAGACAAATTGTTGAACAAAAGATAAAGGGACCTAGTAGTAAATTGCTACGTATAGAAGCATTTGCGCATGGTGCTCTTTGTATGGCAATTTCTGGGAAATGTTATTTGAGTTTACACGAAATGAATTCATCAGCTAATAGAGGCAAATGTAATCAGGTTTGTAGACGAGGATACATTGTTAAAGACAAACAATCGGAGATAGAATTAGAGATAGATAACCAATATATTTTTTCATCTAAAGATTTAAAAACTATACGTTTTATTGATAAAATGATAGATTCAGGTATCGAAATTTTTAAAATAGAAGGACGTGCAAGAGGACCAGAATACGTGCGAGTAGTGACAGAATGCTATAAAAAAGCCATTAAGGCGTATTTTGAAAACAATTTTACAGAAAAAATGAAAGATACTTGGGATGGGCAACTTAGGCGGGTTTTTAATCGAGGTTTCTGGAATGGTTATTATTTAGGACAGCGACTGGGTGAATGGAGTAATTGCTATGGGAACGAAGCTTTAGAAAAAAAAATGTACATTGGCAAAGTTGTTAATTATTTTCCCAAAATACAGGTAGGTGAATTTTTGATGGAAACACAAGAACTTCATAAAGGTGACAAAGTATTAATTACAGGACCAACAACTGGTGCTTTGTTTTTGAAAGCCAATGAAATTCGGGTAAATCTATTGCCCGTAGAAACAGCTGCACAAGGAGAGCGATTTTCTATGCCCGTATCCGAGAAAATACGTCCTTCGGATAAAATATTTAAAATAACAAATAGACTAAGATAA